One part of the Nocardioides zeae genome encodes these proteins:
- the pcrA gene encoding DNA helicase PcrA produces MSSSSMIPGLEHLLPPAPSPSTPSTDRAATDGSGGAGASDRPSGTGAEALLEGLNDPQREAVVHAGAPLLVVAGAGSGKTRVLTRRIAWLVSQRKAHPGSILAITFTNKAAAEMKERVEALVGRRARVMWVSTFHSACVRILRKEIERLGFSSSFSIYDAADSQRLMTLVLNDLDLDPKRYQPRAVLAWVSNAKNELKDAEQAAAEADNGVEQAYASAYAEYQKRLQAANALDFDDLIMTTVHLFAAYPEVREVYRRRFRHVLVDEYQDTNHAQYALIHQLCADDPEAARDSVLAGAEAPGDAGGSGGERVPPSELMVVGDADQSIYAFRGANIRNILDFEQDFPNASTVLLEQNYRSTQTILTAANAVIGNNEGRKPKRLWSDAGDGDPIVGYVADDEHDEARFVADEIDKLSDEHGVRAGDVAVFYRTNAQSRVFEEIFVRVGLPYKVVGGVRFYERKEVRDALAYLRLLANPADEISLRRVVNTPKRGIGDRAQACVAALAAREGTTYWEALRVAHRADGIASRSVKAIRGFVDVVEELQQMVEADERPDVILEAALDRSGYLAELEESDDPQDHTRVENLAELVAVAREFADDPQAGPSADPDDVEAGTVQPGLRDFLERVALVADADQIPDDDGGDGVVTLMTLHTAKGLEFPVVFLSGMEDGVFPHMRALGDRKELEEERRLAYVGLTRARERLYLSRAVVRSAWGAPSHNPASRFLDELPATLVDWRRTAAAMTTWNRPDLGSSWGGSSRSGSTPLGAPTPAGRRNFSAAAARADAAAKAKKTREVPHLAPGDRVVHDTFGMGTVVTVDGVADKAIASIDFGSSGVKRLLLRYAPVEKL; encoded by the coding sequence ATGAGCAGCTCCTCCATGATCCCCGGCCTCGAGCACCTCCTGCCCCCCGCGCCGTCCCCGTCGACGCCGTCCACGGACCGCGCCGCGACGGACGGGTCCGGCGGGGCCGGCGCGTCGGACCGGCCGAGCGGCACGGGTGCCGAGGCGCTCCTCGAGGGGCTCAACGACCCGCAGCGCGAGGCGGTCGTCCACGCGGGCGCCCCGCTCCTGGTGGTGGCCGGTGCCGGGTCGGGCAAGACCCGGGTGCTGACCCGCCGGATCGCGTGGCTGGTGAGCCAGCGGAAGGCCCACCCGGGCTCGATCCTGGCCATCACGTTCACCAACAAGGCCGCCGCCGAGATGAAGGAGCGCGTGGAGGCCCTCGTCGGTCGCCGCGCCCGCGTCATGTGGGTCTCGACGTTCCACTCGGCCTGCGTGCGGATCCTGCGCAAGGAGATCGAGCGGCTGGGGTTCTCCTCGAGCTTCTCGATCTACGACGCGGCCGACTCCCAGCGGCTGATGACCCTGGTGCTCAACGACCTCGACCTCGACCCGAAGCGCTACCAGCCGCGTGCCGTGCTGGCGTGGGTGTCCAACGCGAAGAACGAGCTGAAGGACGCCGAGCAGGCGGCCGCCGAGGCCGACAACGGTGTGGAGCAGGCCTACGCGTCGGCGTACGCGGAGTACCAGAAGCGGCTGCAGGCGGCCAACGCGCTGGACTTCGACGACCTCATCATGACGACCGTGCACCTCTTCGCGGCCTACCCGGAGGTCCGGGAGGTCTACCGGCGACGGTTCCGGCACGTGCTGGTGGACGAGTACCAGGACACCAACCACGCGCAGTACGCGTTGATCCACCAGCTCTGTGCCGACGACCCCGAGGCGGCCCGCGACTCGGTGCTGGCGGGTGCCGAGGCGCCCGGCGACGCCGGCGGGTCCGGCGGGGAGCGCGTCCCCCCGAGCGAGCTCATGGTGGTGGGTGACGCCGACCAGTCGATCTACGCGTTCCGCGGCGCCAACATCCGCAACATCCTCGACTTCGAGCAGGACTTCCCCAACGCGTCGACCGTGCTGCTCGAGCAGAACTACCGCTCGACCCAGACGATCCTCACGGCCGCCAACGCGGTGATCGGCAACAACGAGGGCCGCAAGCCGAAGCGGCTCTGGTCCGACGCGGGCGACGGGGATCCGATCGTGGGCTACGTGGCCGACGACGAGCACGACGAGGCCCGCTTCGTCGCCGACGAGATCGACAAGCTGAGCGACGAGCACGGCGTGCGCGCCGGTGACGTCGCGGTGTTCTACCGCACGAACGCCCAGTCGCGCGTGTTCGAGGAGATCTTCGTGCGGGTCGGCCTGCCCTACAAGGTGGTGGGCGGTGTCCGGTTCTACGAGCGCAAGGAGGTCCGTGACGCGCTGGCCTACCTGCGGCTGCTCGCCAACCCGGCCGACGAGATCTCGCTGCGCCGGGTGGTCAACACCCCCAAGCGCGGGATCGGTGACCGGGCCCAGGCGTGCGTCGCCGCGCTGGCGGCGCGGGAGGGCACGACCTACTGGGAGGCCCTGCGGGTCGCGCACCGGGCCGACGGGATCGCGTCGCGCTCGGTCAAGGCCATCCGCGGCTTCGTCGACGTGGTCGAGGAGCTGCAGCAGATGGTGGAGGCCGACGAGCGCCCCGACGTGATCCTCGAGGCGGCGCTCGACCGGTCGGGTTACCTGGCGGAGCTCGAGGAGTCCGACGACCCGCAGGACCACACGCGCGTGGAGAACCTGGCCGAGCTGGTCGCGGTCGCCCGGGAGTTCGCCGACGACCCCCAGGCGGGTCCGTCGGCCGACCCCGACGACGTCGAGGCGGGCACCGTGCAGCCGGGCCTGCGGGACTTCCTCGAGCGGGTCGCGCTGGTGGCCGACGCCGACCAGATCCCCGACGACGACGGTGGCGACGGCGTCGTCACGCTGATGACGCTCCACACCGCCAAGGGGCTCGAGTTCCCGGTGGTCTTCCTCAGCGGCATGGAGGACGGGGTGTTCCCCCACATGCGGGCCCTGGGGGACCGCAAGGAGCTGGAGGAGGAGCGCCGGCTCGCCTACGTGGGCCTGACCCGCGCCCGCGAGCGGCTGTACCTGTCCCGCGCGGTCGTGCGGTCCGCCTGGGGTGCGCCGTCGCACAACCCGGCCTCGCGGTTCCTCGACGAGCTGCCGGCCACGCTGGTCGACTGGCGACGCACCGCCGCTGCGATGACGACGTGGAACCGTCCCGACCTGGGCTCGTCCTGGGGCGGCTCGTCGCGGTCCGGCTCCACGCCCCTCGGGGCGCCCACCCCGGCCGGACGTCGGAACTTCTCGGCGGCCGCCGCCCGGGCCGACGCGGCGGCGAAGGCGAAGAAGACCCGCGAGGTGCCCCACCTGGCCCCCGGTGACCGGGTCGTCCACGACACGTTCGGGATGGGCACGGTCGTCACCGTCGACGGCGTGGCCGACAAGGCCATCGCCTCGATCGACTTCGGCAGCAGCGGCGTGAAGCGCCTGCTGCTGCGCTACGCACCGGTCGAGAAGCTCTGA
- a CDS encoding GAF domain-containing protein — MGFSAVAPGTDLTVHARELRRVHDAVLGGTRLAPGARPRAVVARSWRRMLDLGLDPDGAGARDPLSFAEVEARRRRSPLSDVIDDLRRALTSVADASRFLLVVTDADGIILWREGASAVRRRADSLGFGEGALWSESQVGTNAIGTALAEQAPVQLFSAEHFEAQQHPWYCTAMPLHDPRTGDLLGVVDVSGPALTMHPAITALVETAVRLAEARLAQLHAERLDRLRRSCDHVIGTSTGPLLVVDDDGWVAHRSGIAVRDRIAAPRAATTVAVPGLGVCLPERLDGGWLVRPAAAERRLRMRLDLRGEPLLEATSGGEQWRRALSRRHADILVRVAAAGPTGLTPAALSRDLFGDDTHEVTVRAEVSRMRRVLGAVLGTAPYRLAPEIELEVVPAG, encoded by the coding sequence ATGGGGTTCAGCGCGGTGGCACCCGGCACCGACCTGACGGTCCACGCGCGCGAGCTGCGCCGCGTGCACGACGCGGTGCTCGGCGGCACCCGGCTCGCTCCCGGTGCCCGTCCCCGGGCGGTGGTGGCCCGGTCGTGGCGCCGCATGCTCGACCTCGGGCTCGACCCGGACGGAGCCGGCGCCCGCGACCCGCTGTCGTTCGCCGAGGTGGAGGCACGACGCCGGCGCTCACCGCTGTCCGACGTCATCGACGACCTGCGCCGCGCGCTCACCAGCGTCGCCGACGCGTCCCGCTTCCTCCTCGTCGTCACCGACGCGGACGGGATCATCCTGTGGCGCGAGGGGGCGAGCGCCGTGCGACGCCGGGCCGACAGCCTCGGCTTCGGCGAGGGTGCGCTCTGGTCGGAGTCGCAGGTCGGCACCAACGCGATCGGCACCGCGCTGGCCGAGCAGGCGCCGGTGCAGCTCTTCTCGGCGGAGCACTTCGAGGCGCAGCAGCACCCCTGGTACTGCACCGCCATGCCGCTCCACGACCCCCGCACCGGCGACCTGCTCGGCGTCGTCGACGTGAGCGGCCCCGCCCTGACCATGCACCCCGCCATCACCGCGCTGGTCGAGACGGCGGTCCGGCTCGCGGAGGCCCGGTTGGCGCAGCTGCACGCGGAGCGCCTCGACCGGCTGCGCCGCTCGTGCGACCACGTCATCGGCACGTCGACGGGCCCCCTCCTCGTCGTCGACGACGACGGCTGGGTGGCCCACCGCTCCGGCATCGCCGTGCGGGACCGCATCGCCGCGCCGCGGGCCGCGACCACCGTCGCGGTGCCGGGCCTCGGTGTCTGCCTGCCGGAGCGGCTCGACGGCGGCTGGTTGGTGCGTCCCGCCGCGGCCGAGCGGCGGCTGCGCATGCGCCTCGACCTCCGGGGCGAGCCGCTGCTGGAGGCCACCTCGGGCGGGGAGCAGTGGCGGCGCGCCCTGAGCCGACGCCACGCCGACATCCTCGTGCGCGTGGCCGCCGCGGGCCCCACCGGGCTCACGCCCGCGGCCCTGAGCCGCGACCTGTTCGGGGACGACACCCACGAGGTGACCGTCCGGGCCGAGGTCTCGCGCATGCGGCGCGTGCTGGGGGCGGTGCTCGGCACGGCGCCGTACCGCCTCGCCCCCGAGATCGAGCTCGAGGTCGTGCCCGCGGGCTGA
- a CDS encoding NAD(P)/FAD-dependent oxidoreductase, which yields MTQIAERPTATGPTDPTARATAWFDRFEAALRARDVAGAVEQFATTSFWRDLVAFSWNLTTVEDRAGVADLLTATLEGTDPHDFRLSEDATEDDGVVTAWFEFTTATGRGRGLARLRDEDGRLVAWTFLTTLFELTGHEEPRGTRRPMGAEHGAQRDRRTWSEKRQEEAASLGSTTQPHVLVIGGGQGGIALGARLRQLGVPSLVIDKHPRPGDQWRSRYKSLCLHDPVWYDHLPYLKFPDNWPVFAPKDKVGDWLEFYTKVMEVPYWSSTTATSASYSEETGTWTVEVEREGQSLTLRPTELVLATGMSGKPNWPTFEGQDVFRGEQQHSSQHPGPDAYRGKKVVVIGSNNSAFDICGALWENDADVTMVQRSSTHIVKSASLMEIGLGDLYSERALAAGMTTEKADLVFASLPYRIMHEFQIPLYDRIREQDADFYARMEAAGFDLDFGADDSGLFMKYLRRGSGYYIDVGAAELVADGEVKLAKGDVARLTEDAVVLEDGTTLPADLVVYATGYGSMNGWAADLISPEVADRVGKVWGLGSDTPKDPGPWEGEQRNMWKPTQQPGLWFHGGNLHQSRHYSLYLALQLKARFEGIATPVFGQAEVHHRS from the coding sequence ATGACCCAGATCGCCGAACGGCCCACCGCCACGGGCCCGACCGACCCCACGGCCCGCGCGACCGCCTGGTTCGACCGCTTCGAGGCCGCTCTCCGCGCTCGCGACGTCGCCGGGGCCGTCGAGCAGTTCGCGACGACGAGCTTCTGGCGCGACCTCGTCGCCTTCAGCTGGAACCTGACGACCGTCGAGGACCGCGCGGGGGTCGCCGACCTCCTCACCGCGACGCTCGAGGGCACCGACCCCCACGACTTCCGCCTCAGCGAGGACGCGACGGAGGACGACGGCGTCGTCACCGCGTGGTTCGAGTTCACGACCGCCACCGGCCGCGGCCGCGGCCTGGCCCGCCTGCGGGACGAGGACGGCCGCCTCGTCGCGTGGACGTTCCTGACGACGCTCTTCGAGCTCACCGGGCACGAGGAGCCGCGCGGCACCCGCCGCCCGATGGGCGCCGAGCACGGCGCGCAGCGCGACCGTCGCACCTGGAGCGAGAAGCGCCAGGAGGAGGCGGCGTCGCTGGGCTCGACGACGCAGCCCCACGTGCTCGTCATCGGCGGCGGCCAGGGCGGCATCGCCCTGGGCGCGCGGCTGCGCCAGCTCGGGGTGCCGAGCCTCGTCATCGACAAGCACCCGCGCCCCGGCGACCAGTGGCGCAGCCGCTACAAGTCGCTGTGCCTGCACGACCCGGTCTGGTACGACCACCTGCCCTACCTGAAGTTCCCCGACAACTGGCCGGTCTTCGCGCCGAAGGACAAGGTCGGCGACTGGCTCGAGTTCTACACGAAGGTCATGGAGGTGCCGTACTGGTCGTCGACCACCGCCACCTCCGCCTCCTACTCGGAGGAGACCGGGACCTGGACCGTCGAGGTCGAGCGGGAGGGGCAGTCGCTCACGCTGCGGCCGACCGAGCTGGTGCTCGCCACCGGCATGTCCGGCAAGCCGAACTGGCCGACCTTCGAGGGCCAGGACGTCTTCCGCGGGGAGCAGCAGCACTCGTCCCAGCACCCCGGTCCCGACGCCTACCGCGGCAAGAAGGTCGTCGTCATCGGCTCCAACAACTCCGCCTTCGACATCTGCGGGGCCCTCTGGGAGAACGACGCCGACGTGACGATGGTGCAGCGGTCCTCGACCCACATCGTCAAGAGCGCGTCGCTCATGGAGATCGGGCTGGGCGACCTCTACTCGGAGCGCGCGCTCGCCGCCGGGATGACGACGGAGAAGGCGGACCTCGTCTTCGCCTCGCTCCCCTACCGGATCATGCACGAGTTCCAGATCCCGCTCTACGACCGGATCCGCGAGCAGGACGCCGACTTCTACGCCCGCATGGAGGCCGCCGGCTTCGACCTCGACTTCGGGGCCGACGACTCCGGGCTGTTCATGAAGTACCTGCGCCGCGGCTCCGGCTACTACATCGACGTGGGTGCCGCCGAGCTCGTCGCCGACGGCGAGGTGAAGCTGGCGAAGGGCGATGTCGCGCGCCTCACCGAGGACGCCGTCGTGCTCGAGGACGGCACGACGCTGCCGGCGGACCTCGTGGTCTACGCGACGGGGTACGGCTCGATGAACGGCTGGGCCGCCGACCTCATCAGCCCGGAGGTCGCGGACCGGGTCGGCAAGGTGTGGGGCCTCGGCTCCGACACCCCGAAGGACCCCGGTCCGTGGGAGGGCGAGCAGCGCAACATGTGGAAGCCCACCCAGCAGCCCGGGCTGTGGTTCCACGGCGGCAACCTGCACCAGTCCCGGCACTACTCGCTCTACCTGGCGCTCCAGCTCAAGGCGCGGTTCGAGGGCATCGCGACGCCGGTGTTCGGCCAGGCCGAGGTGCACCACCGGTCCTGA
- a CDS encoding universal stress protein, producing the protein MSMHVVVATDGSKQSLAAARHLRALAAPEALSAITVLAVVRPLAAVSFVDELSEAGREDAASSVAGFRDAAKASIDVIAAVFDGWGPKVHRKVRSGSPANEIIKVAEQVDAGLVVVASGGRGLSDRVLLGSTAQRVQQYAPCPVLVVRPAPKRRRT; encoded by the coding sequence ATGAGCATGCACGTCGTCGTCGCCACGGACGGCTCGAAGCAGTCCCTCGCCGCCGCCCGGCACCTGCGGGCCCTCGCCGCGCCGGAGGCCCTGAGCGCCATCACGGTGCTCGCGGTCGTGCGCCCGCTCGCGGCCGTGTCCTTCGTCGACGAGCTCTCCGAGGCGGGCCGGGAGGACGCGGCGTCCTCCGTCGCGGGCTTCCGCGACGCGGCGAAGGCGTCGATCGACGTCATCGCCGCCGTCTTCGACGGCTGGGGGCCCAAGGTCCACCGCAAGGTGCGGTCCGGCTCGCCGGCCAACGAGATCATCAAGGTGGCCGAGCAGGTCGACGCGGGGCTCGTGGTCGTGGCCAGCGGCGGCCGCGGGCTGAGCGACCGGGTGCTGCTGGGCAGCACCGCCCAGCGGGTGCAGCAGTACGCGCCGTGCCCGGTGCTCGTCGTGCGCCCGGCCCCGAAGCGCCGCCGCACCTGA
- a CDS encoding APC family permease, with protein sequence MADPAHDPLHDPLTKAAHAASTELDDDNLQRSISGRLLFFYVLGDVLGSGIYVLIGAVAAAVGGAFWLAFLAGVTVATLTGLAYAELVTKYPQAAGAALYVSKAFRKPFLTFIITICMLSATFAAAGSLATGFSSYFAQVWELPPPLLIAVIFVASLAVVNFIGITESVVANMVMTFVEVAGLAVVVLIGIVYVSRGEADFSVLLQFDTDGSPVFAVVAGVALAFFAMTGFENAANVAEETVDPSRNFPRALIGGMVGAGIIYVVVAMTAALTVPVDTLAESDAALLEVIKADIIPVPVGVMTTIFAIVAMVAITNTTLVALVTQSRILYGMAREDVVPGVFAKVHAARRSPWVALIFSALVVTTLLVVGHTLDAAGIGGSDGVVERLATVTVVFTLFIYALVIVAAFVLRRDERPADTFRAPTVLLGVGVVGNAALLVYVVVDDPTSLLWCAGLLALGLLLYVAERAFGRRGETRPPPGTAARTGDATTEEHR encoded by the coding sequence ATGGCCGACCCCGCGCACGACCCCCTGCACGACCCGCTGACCAAGGCCGCGCACGCGGCCTCGACGGAGCTCGACGACGACAACCTGCAACGGTCGATCTCCGGCCGGCTGCTCTTCTTCTACGTGCTGGGCGACGTGCTCGGCTCGGGCATCTACGTGCTCATCGGCGCCGTCGCGGCGGCGGTCGGCGGTGCCTTCTGGCTGGCCTTCCTCGCGGGCGTCACGGTCGCCACGCTGACGGGTCTGGCCTACGCGGAGCTGGTCACGAAGTACCCCCAGGCGGCCGGTGCGGCGCTCTACGTCAGCAAGGCCTTCCGGAAGCCGTTCCTCACCTTCATCATCACGATCTGCATGCTGTCGGCGACCTTCGCGGCGGCGGGGTCGCTGGCGACCGGCTTCTCGTCGTACTTCGCGCAGGTCTGGGAGCTGCCGCCCCCGCTGCTCATCGCCGTCATCTTCGTGGCGTCGCTCGCGGTGGTGAACTTCATCGGCATCACCGAGTCGGTGGTCGCCAACATGGTGATGACGTTCGTCGAGGTCGCCGGCCTCGCGGTCGTCGTGCTCATCGGGATCGTCTACGTGAGCCGCGGCGAGGCGGACTTCTCCGTGCTCCTGCAGTTCGACACCGACGGCAGCCCGGTCTTCGCCGTGGTGGCGGGTGTCGCGCTCGCGTTCTTCGCGATGACCGGCTTCGAGAACGCCGCCAACGTGGCCGAGGAGACCGTCGACCCGTCCCGGAACTTCCCCCGCGCCCTCATCGGCGGCATGGTCGGCGCGGGCATCATCTATGTGGTCGTGGCCATGACGGCGGCGCTGACGGTGCCCGTCGACACGCTGGCCGAGTCCGACGCGGCCCTGCTCGAGGTCATCAAGGCCGACATCATCCCCGTGCCCGTCGGGGTGATGACGACGATCTTCGCGATCGTCGCCATGGTCGCGATCACCAACACGACGCTGGTCGCGCTGGTGACCCAGTCGCGCATCCTCTACGGCATGGCCCGGGAGGACGTCGTGCCCGGCGTCTTCGCGAAGGTGCACGCCGCGCGCCGCAGCCCCTGGGTGGCGCTGATCTTCTCGGCCCTCGTCGTGACGACCCTGCTCGTCGTCGGCCACACGCTCGACGCGGCCGGCATCGGCGGCTCCGACGGGGTGGTGGAGCGCCTCGCGACCGTCACGGTGGTCTTCACCCTGTTCATCTACGCCCTCGTCATCGTCGCGGCGTTCGTGCTCCGGCGCGACGAGCGACCGGCCGACACCTTCCGGGCACCGACGGTCCTGCTCGGTGTCGGCGTCGTCGGCAACGCGGCCCTGCTGGTCTACGTCGTCGTCGACGACCCGACGTCCCTGCTCTGGTGCGCGGGTCTCCTCGCGCTCGGGCTGCTCCTGTACGTCGCGGAGCGGGCCTTCGGACGCCGGGGCGAGACCCGGCCGCCGCCCGGCACGGCGGCTCGGACCGGTGACGCGACGACGGAGGAGCACCGATGA
- a CDS encoding LuxR C-terminal-related transcriptional regulator: MRVVVVDDHHMFRTGVRSELAAAPAAVTVVAEAADVDTAVAAVERERPAVVLLDVHLPGGGGVEVIRRTQTTAPGTRFLALSVSDAAEDVIGTIRGGARGYVTKTISGTELVDAVGRVADGDAVFSPRLAGFVLDAFAGAIQVAEVDSDLDRLSEREREVMRLIARGYAYKEVAKELFISVKTVETHMSSVLRKLQLSSRHELTRWASDRRLL; encoded by the coding sequence GTGCGGGTCGTGGTCGTCGACGACCACCACATGTTCCGCACCGGGGTGCGGAGCGAGCTCGCGGCCGCGCCCGCGGCGGTGACGGTGGTGGCAGAGGCGGCGGACGTGGACACGGCGGTCGCCGCGGTGGAGCGCGAGCGTCCCGCCGTGGTGCTGCTCGACGTGCACCTGCCGGGCGGCGGCGGGGTCGAGGTCATCCGCCGCACGCAGACGACCGCGCCGGGGACGCGCTTCCTCGCGCTCAGCGTCAGCGACGCCGCCGAGGACGTCATCGGCACGATCCGCGGCGGGGCGCGGGGCTACGTCACCAAGACGATCAGCGGCACGGAGCTCGTCGACGCCGTCGGCCGCGTCGCCGACGGGGACGCGGTGTTCTCGCCGCGGCTCGCCGGGTTCGTGCTCGACGCCTTCGCCGGCGCGATCCAGGTGGCGGAGGTCGACAGCGACCTCGACCGGCTCTCCGAGCGCGAGCGGGAGGTCATGCGGCTCATCGCGCGGGGGTACGCCTACAAGGAGGTCGCGAAGGAGCTCTTCATCTCGGTGAAGACCGTCGAGACCCACATGTCGAGCGTGCTCCGCAAGCTGCAGCTGTCCTCGCGCCACGAGCTCACGCGCTGGGCCTCGGACCGCCGCCTGCTCTGA
- a CDS encoding ATP-binding protein — MTTTGPTTAAPPAPRRAGRDLERGLVGGVAAGLADHLGLPVLPLRIGFVVATVLGGLGAVLYGAYWLFLPAAPLGDGADRAGAAPGLAGAARDGRRPRGLLGRPAGRTGDAVVVGVLSVGIVLAVEAVVGRGALVWAVALVAGGVALLWRQADEVQRERWVERTERMDPVGMVLGSGGWAAWTRLALGAVLLGTGLVLLGFRDGGIGAAREVVLAVLLGIGGLAVVVGPWVARLVRDLGDERTERIRSQERADVAAHLHDSVLQTLALIQKNAGDAATVARLARAQERDLRAWLFAEERPGSPGAGRGAAPDTLAAAVRAVAAVVEDDHGIEVEVVAVGDAPWSERVQPVVAAVREAVVNAAKHAGTGRVDVYVEVLGGAVDVFVRDRGAGFDPDDLPADRHGVRGSIVDRMLRHGGTARIRSAPGEGTEVRVHLPAPDEQAQQAQDADDGVGSTDAAGRGAQ, encoded by the coding sequence ATGACGACCACCGGCCCGACGACCGCTGCGCCCCCGGCGCCACGACGCGCCGGCCGCGACCTCGAGCGCGGTCTCGTCGGCGGCGTGGCCGCGGGCCTCGCCGACCACCTCGGGCTCCCGGTCCTGCCGCTGCGGATCGGCTTCGTGGTCGCGACGGTGCTCGGGGGTCTGGGCGCGGTCCTGTACGGCGCGTACTGGCTCTTCCTGCCCGCGGCGCCCCTCGGGGACGGCGCCGACCGCGCCGGCGCGGCGCCGGGCCTCGCCGGTGCGGCGCGGGACGGCCGGCGCCCCCGCGGCCTGCTCGGCCGGCCCGCCGGACGCACGGGCGACGCGGTCGTCGTGGGGGTGCTGTCGGTCGGCATCGTCCTCGCCGTCGAGGCCGTGGTGGGACGGGGTGCCCTCGTCTGGGCCGTGGCGCTCGTCGCCGGCGGCGTGGCCCTCCTGTGGCGCCAGGCCGACGAGGTGCAGCGCGAGCGCTGGGTCGAGCGCACCGAGCGGATGGATCCCGTCGGCATGGTGCTCGGGTCGGGCGGCTGGGCGGCGTGGACGCGCCTCGCGCTCGGCGCCGTCCTGCTCGGCACCGGGCTGGTGCTGCTGGGGTTCCGGGACGGCGGGATCGGCGCCGCGCGCGAGGTGGTGCTGGCCGTGCTCCTGGGCATCGGCGGCCTCGCCGTGGTGGTGGGACCCTGGGTCGCGCGCCTGGTGCGCGACCTCGGCGACGAGCGCACGGAGCGGATCCGCAGCCAGGAGCGGGCCGACGTCGCCGCCCACCTCCACGACTCGGTGCTCCAGACGCTCGCCCTCATCCAGAAGAACGCCGGGGACGCCGCGACCGTGGCCCGGCTGGCCCGCGCCCAGGAGCGCGACCTGCGGGCCTGGCTGTTCGCGGAGGAGCGACCGGGGTCCCCGGGCGCGGGCCGCGGCGCCGCCCCCGACACCCTGGCGGCGGCCGTGCGCGCCGTCGCCGCGGTCGTCGAGGACGACCACGGCATCGAGGTCGAGGTCGTCGCCGTGGGCGACGCGCCCTGGTCGGAGCGGGTGCAGCCCGTGGTGGCCGCGGTGCGCGAGGCCGTCGTCAACGCCGCGAAGCACGCGGGCACGGGCCGCGTCGACGTCTACGTCGAGGTGCTGGGCGGGGCGGTGGACGTCTTCGTCCGCGACCGGGGCGCCGGGTTCGACCCCGACGACCTGCCGGCCGACCGGCACGGCGTGCGCGGCAGCATCGTGGACCGCATGCTCCGCCACGGCGGTACGGCGCGGATCAGGTCCGCACCGGGCGAGGGCACCGAGGTGCGGGTGCACCTGCCCGCGCCGGACGAGCAGGCCCAGCAGGCCCAGGACGCAGACGACGGCGTCGGGAGCACCGACGCCGCAGGGAGGGGAGCGCAGTGA
- a CDS encoding PspC domain-containing protein gives MMTTQDGPGAGPDSSHSPGPSPGPSAGGPRVGGAEMRDLQRLRRTRGDRYVAGVAGGLARHFDVDPVVPRVALAVLVLFGGSGLLLYGALWLLVPVDDTDEAVVHLDDRSRNVALLIAAALAGFALLGDLVSGWVPWPLLFLGLVVALVVGQHQRRSEERARNWASYAMPNVPTTPPVADPAQAAAAPGSPYAPGSPYGPTSPYGPTSPYAAPPAVPLTKEHDAPVPPVPPVPPVPPVRRPRKPGPILFWFTLALASLGVGLLAVVDLAGADVVASAYPALALAVVGAVLVVGSFFGRPGGLVLLGLALVPAVALALVVENVAGARLEVRPTQASTLDDRYVLGAGETVVDLGDVHDVAGLEGRRLTVEGGVGRIEVVLPEGLDAAVHTDVGLGSVRLLDRSGEGPGLSLNQAYDAPGTTPGVDELTALTLDVRLGLGEVVVVTR, from the coding sequence ATGATGACGACACAGGACGGGCCCGGCGCGGGGCCCGACAGCAGCCACTCCCCCGGCCCGTCCCCCGGCCCGTCCGCCGGCGGCCCCCGCGTGGGCGGTGCGGAGATGCGCGACCTGCAGCGGCTGCGCCGCACGCGCGGCGACCGGTACGTCGCGGGCGTCGCCGGCGGCCTGGCCCGCCACTTCGACGTCGACCCCGTCGTGCCCCGGGTGGCGCTCGCCGTGCTGGTGCTCTTCGGGGGCAGCGGGCTGCTGCTCTACGGCGCGCTCTGGCTCCTGGTCCCGGTGGACGACACCGACGAGGCCGTCGTCCACCTCGACGACCGCAGCCGCAACGTCGCGCTGCTCATCGCCGCCGCGCTGGCCGGCTTCGCCCTCCTCGGCGACCTCGTCAGCGGCTGGGTGCCCTGGCCGCTGCTGTTCCTCGGCCTCGTCGTCGCGCTCGTCGTGGGCCAGCACCAGCGCCGCTCCGAGGAACGGGCCCGGAACTGGGCGTCCTACGCGATGCCGAACGTGCCCACCACGCCGCCCGTGGCGGACCCCGCTCAGGCAGCTGCGGCACCCGGCTCGCCCTACGCGCCCGGCTCCCCCTACGGGCCCACCTCGCCGTACGGGCCCACCTCGCCCTACGCCGCGCCGCCCGCCGTGCCCCTCACCAAGGAGCACGACGCCCCGGTCCCGCCGGTGCCACCGGTGCCCCCGGTGCCCCCGGTCCGTCGCCCCCGCAAGCCGGGCCCGATCCTCTTCTGGTTCACCCTCGCGCTCGCGTCCCTCGGCGTCGGCCTGCTCGCCGTCGTCGACCTGGCCGGCGCGGACGTCGTCGCCTCGGCGTACCCGGCCCTCGCCCTCGCCGTCGTCGGCGCCGTGCTCGTCGTCGGCTCCTTCTTCGGCCGCCCCGGCGGCCTGGTCCTGCTCGGGCTGGCCCTCGTCCCCGCCGTCGCGCTGGCGCTGGTCGTGGAGAACGTGGCCGGCGCGCGCCTGGAGGTGCGGCCCACCCAGGCGTCCACCCTCGACGACCGCTACGTGCTAGGGGCCGGGGAGACCGTGGTCGACCTCGGGGACGTCCACGACGTCGCCGGGCTCGAGGGACGCCGACTGACGGTGGAGGGCGGTGTCGGCCGGATCGAGGTCGTGCTGCCCGAGGGCCTCGACGCGGCCGTGCACACCGACGTGGGCCTCGGCTCCGTGCGGCTGCTCGACCGGTCCGGCGAGGGTCCGGGGCTGTCGCTCAACCAGGCGTACGACGCGCCCGGCACCACCCCCGGCGTCGACGAGCTGACGGCACTGACCCTCGACGTCCGGCTCGGGCTGGGCGAGGTCGTGGTGGTGACCCGATGA